The Cannabis sativa cultivar Pink pepper isolate KNU-18-1 chromosome 8, ASM2916894v1, whole genome shotgun sequence genomic interval ctaccccTCTCATTTCAAACCCCTCCCTCTCATCCTCTCTTCCTCTCGCACAGCCGCCAGCCGAACCCAGTACCCACTCCTCACAACCACCATTTTTTCAACCGAAGCTCAACCCCGTCCCCACTGTGCTTCGTCGACGCTCAACCCCGACTCACCCACGCCGTCGACGCTCAACCCCGACCAACCAGAACCGGCAACCCCGAACCCCACGAAAAtgcccctctctcttcctctctctcactGTGAGTGACCGCCCCACTTGACCGCCCCCACCATTCGACCGCCCCCACCCCCAAACGCTCCACCACGGCTCACCTCCACCACCCACCCACTGTTGACTGCCCCCCTCTcactctcttcgtctctctctcggaccgaataggaaaaaaaaaaaaaaagcatatggtccgatggtctgatggtcggacccatggtccaatgggtccgattggtcggaccccatcggaccatgtggtccgaccatcggaccatgtgcattttttttttctttgttcagTCCGAGAGAGACAAAGTAGATAgagagggtatttttggggttttgaaaaaagtatcatattttttgtagtgtaaaatgtattgatttaaaaaaaaaaaaataaacatttttaaatatagaaaatcaaattagcCTATACCAAATATCTATAGTGTCACACTCTTAGACATAATATTTACACTCAAAATTACAtccatacatatttttaagcaaatataaattagattatttgagctttattttttttttattatctcaGCTGCTTAGTCGTATCAATGTTATTTCTATgttttactcaaaaaaaaaaaaaaaaaagacaaattcTTGTTACCGGcatgataaaatattttaaaattcgtGTGATATTCTAAATATCTACCATGTATATTGTTATACCAAAAATACATAATTATAACTATTtccaaaacataaaaataggtattctaaaattttatatttttattttatactcctcatttttttttcttttttacataaaagataaaacaaaaaatatgaaattttactaaagttaaaaaaatatacatgaaacaagattaaaaaaaattaacccaaaataatacaaaaaaaaaaattaagaaaaaaaatagtaagattaaattttaaaatgtgatttatatttgagtaatttgcagcaaaaatacctaagttttactCCGAGTAacagataaatacctaagtcgtattgttggcggtaaaaatacatTCTGTTAGACTTCTGGAATTTCCGTAGGTACCTCACCGTTAAAGGCAGGAAAGTATCCACTTGTCATTTTCTCATTGGTCCAAAtgtattgatttttatttttcaataaaaaaattatttaaatatttaaaattaatataaaaaaatgaaaaatatactataaaattttaaacatatatatttaaatattttttaaaaaaaaaataaagatcaaAACTAAGATTCTCTTAAAACCTAGATTACTAATCATTCAataacatttcaaaaaaaaaaataattcaataaaataaaaaataaaaaaaataaaaaacctaaaTTACTGTATATCGTCTTCTTCTTCCACCATTATCAccccttcttctttctttttcaatatgcagcagaaaaaaaaaaaaaaaaaaaaaaaaaaaaaacaataacccatagaaatcacaataataaataatacccacaaaacaaaaactcaaaaactaaattttaacATTACTCAAATCCATACCTAGCAGTTCATGTGCATAATGCAACACAAATAGAAATTGGATACACTGCCAAATAAATCCCAAAAATTAGTTCATATGGAGTTTTGACTGTTGGTACACTGTCAGCTCATATCGTTTGCTGAAGTTTCGAAATGCCCTCGGAGGAGTGATCCTGACCGCCAGTGCCAAAGAAGTTTCAGGTGCTCTCTTCGTAGCACCAGATCTGATTTAGGGGACGAGTTTAAGTGCGAGATAAAGCTGCGAAAGATAAgaactatattttatatattaaagcaATTAGATCTGACAGAAACAATAAGAAAACTcattcaaaatatttttcaaaaatgcataaCCAAATCTGAAGCACCCAGATTCCGGCCACCTCCTCTCTCCCGTCTTTCGCTAGCACAGACCATCATCGAGCCCTCGCGAGCCCTCGTGAGCCCAACCTTAGAAGTCCTCACTGCCGCACTCTAGGATGATTAAAATGAGATGTATTTTTCCCCTACCCTTTTGTTATTCAAGATTGATAGAGATGAGATCGAGATCTAGGTTCGCAGAGAGACAATGAGAAGAACGGTTCGTGGAGGTCGAAAAATGTGGTGAGCTTCGTCTGCGATGTTCGTAGAGGTCCGACAATGGAGTTTGGGCAGATTCTGGGTTTTCGGTTTGGTGAAGATGGAgctatatttttgttttattaaaaaagtttAATTAATTTCACTATATTACTTTAatgatttttgtattttaacGATTATAtttctttcaatattttttaaaatatttttaaataattttttattaaaaaattaaaataaatgatttagACCAATGAAAAGATGACAAGTGGGCACTTACCTGGCACTTAACGGtcaggtacctacggaagttccagaACTCTAacagaaggtatttttaccgccaaaaatatgacttaggtatttatctgctacttagagtaaaacttaagtatttttaccgcaaattactctttatattttatttttcctaaTTGTGGTGTGGAAGTGTAAAATACTGCCCGTATAGAGATGATGTTTTTATATTTATCAAAATTTTGTGTATTAAATACAATTAGATTGGAGTTTTCTGTGGGAATACAACCAAAGTCTCACATTCGTTAGGAATAGGAAAAATTATGAGTATATAAGGATgggaaattctacaatgcacccccttaaaatgaaTACATTGATGCACCCTTGTCTGTTTTAgcacccgaaataattttttagtcaaattttttctcatggttatgtacgttatagttatttaagacatcctgtaaaattttaaaaattttggaaaagtttaacacgccgaaaatacgttcaaacagtgtgttgcacgcgtgactattttattttatacgcgtgtaaaataaactgtttgaacattgttttctatattgtaaattattcagaatttctcaaaattttataggttatcttaaatagctataacgtacatgaatatgaaaaaaaaaattagactaaaaaattcttctggaTGCCGAAATAAGTCAAGGGTGTATCAATatatcccttttaagggggtgcattgtagaattaccCTATAAGGATGGACACTACTCTATTAGTATGATGCCTTTGTGAGGGCTTAGGCCCAAAGTGGTCAATATCATACTAATATAGGAGTTAAGGTGAGGTAGCAGCCTGACAAGGTAGAAGAGCAGGGCCCAACATTCTGATGTTCTGTGTGGAGAAGCAACAACTTGCTGCTTAACTTTGGAAGTTGCTAAAAATGAAGGCaagaattttattattataaaaagtgATTCAAAGGTGGTTATCAGTTCTTTTAATTGGGGCTAATTTTTGTAATAGATTCTCTCGATATTTTACTAGctgtaattttgtaattttgtcaCTCATAATATGGTTAAAGAGGTTTTAATGCACCTCCTAAAAGGGATACATCGATACATCTTTATCTGTTTTAGTATtcgaaataatattttttttcaaatttttctcatggtcatgtaaattatagttatttaagacatccttcaaaattttaagaaattcaaaaaagtttAAGACGccaaaaattgcattgaaatagtgcattgcacgcgtgactattttattttatacgcgtgtaaaatagactgtttgaacattattttctatatcttaaattattccgaatttctcaaaattttgtaacatattttaaatagctatacatgaatatgaaaaaaattagactaaatttttgggaaattctacacTGCACACTCTTAAAATGAATACATTGATGCACCCTTATCTGTTTTAGCactcgaaataattttttagtcaatttttttttcatggtcatgtacgttatagttatttaagacatcttgcaaaattttaagaaatttggaaaagtttaacacgccgaaaactacgttcaaacagtatattgcacgcgtgactgttttattttatacgcgtgtaaaatagactgtttgaacattgttttctatattataaattgttcggaatttttcaaaattttacaggttatcttaaatagctataacgtacatgaatatgaaaaaaagttAGACTAAAATTTTTTTCGGGATGCTAAGGGTGTATCAGTacatccattttaagggggtgcattgtaaaatcaccctagattttttttttaaatgccgAAATAAGTAGAAGGTGCATCAATACATTACTTTTAAAATAGTGTATTGTAGAATCACTAGAGATTTTTACCCACAATCGATATGGTCATACGAGTGTTTCTTCCATTCTGTAAGGTTTAATTTTTATCTGTAACcgttaatttctaaaaaaaaaataactaaaatgtAGACACTACAGccttaaatgacaaaataaaacaataaaataaagaaaaatgaaatatgTAGAGAAAGAGGAGATAATTAAAATACCTTATCCGAAGAAAAGCGAGTCACTGAAAATGGCGACTAAACCATCCTCCTCTCTCCACCTCCCCAACCCATTCCCACTCGCTCCCTCCTCTTCCAAGCCCCGCCCCCTTAACTTCTTCCTTTCATTCAAACCCAGAGCTACCGGTACCGACACCGACTCCGATTATCCGCCCTCCGACTCATCCAAGCCCACCACCCAATCCGATGACTTTGAGGATCGACTGAGCCAGGTCCGACTCCGCTACCGAAGCGGAACGGGTAAGAAAGCGGAGATTCGAAAGACGAGGAAGTCGAAGAAAAGCACGTCGTCTCCAGCCTCGATCTATCTCCCGCCAGTTCCGTTGAAGGAGCCGATGGCGGGTCGGGTCAAGGTGGATTTCGGGTTCAGTCCGTACAGCGAGAGGTTGAATGGGAGGTTGGCGATATTGGGATTGACGGCGTTGTTGCTGGTGGAGCTGGCGACGGGGAAGAGCGTGATAAATTATCATACGCCGTCGATTGTGTTCGTTCAGGTGTACTTCGTTGCGGCGGCGACGGCATTGTATgttaagtttcagaaagaaagTGTAAGTGTTTGGCCCAATTCTTCTTCCAAAGAATGATATaaaagtacatatatatatattattattgagttaattatatatcaaatttcaccctttttttttaaattattatttgtctgaagaaaattgaaattttcagTAATTGTTTGTTCTTTGAAGTTTGAGCAATGATAGTAGAAATGGTAAATAAATGTGATATATCAATGGCTTTGATtgcaaataacattttatgtttttgttttctttttctattaaagttaattatttcaTAAAGGGAAGCTTTTGTGATTTTCTGTTATGGCACCTAGAGCACTCTTCtctgttatattatttaaaatatatcattaaaactttatttatttattttacttcaCAAATTTACATTAACAAAACTGATACAAAACATTAGATTATTTACAATTACAACCTATCGGCCATGAACAACACTAATTTTCTCTTTTTGTCTTAAGAAAATCTATCAATAACAACTCTTTTGATGTTGTTTACAACGATATAAatcatacgtacattttggttTCATAGGACTTTATTCTTAGCTGCCCAAATGTGATACACATCAACATTTATTACTGCTATGTACACCTGCCTTCAAAACCTGAAATGGTTGTCTTAGTTGATGAGAACCAAGACCAATCTAATGTAAGCATCTTCATCATTATTTCTTTATTGTAATAGTAAtagcaattaaaaaaatataggtGTGAGTGAGATTTAATACCTGCATTACAAATCAAGCAAGAGTCCTCCAAAGTTACTCCAATCCTGAACAGCCTTTTCTTTAGTCTGAAGTTCTAGGTTCGAACTTGATTTTTAGGCCAAAGTTTATTGTACAAATTCGAGACAACATACGGCTCTCGAATCAAATCATCCTTATCCATCTTAGACTTTATCAAATCTTTCACTATTACTACTTGTCGCCAAAGTGAAGAAAGGGCAGAAGGTTTGGCTCAGCTCAATAAGAGACTGAGAGCAGATATTGTACTTATAGAACAGGGGAGCATAACGGCTCCAATGATTCCACACAGAGAAATATGCCAGCTGGCATTACAATTGCATAACAGAAAAGGAAAAAGCAAAACAAATAAAGTAAAAGACAAAATAGAATAACAGAAAGAGAATCTCCAACAATGTAGGAGTATTAGGCAGTGAATGATTAGGTGATTAATTAGATGACTGATTAATCAATGAATTACTCTGTCTTAACACCACCCCTCAAACGTAAGGGTGAACTTGTCACACCAAGTTTGCTCACAAAGTACTGGAACTTAGGATGAGTGAGGCTCTTTGTAAAGCAATCAGCAATCTGCTCTTGAGAATGAATATATCTTATCTCGATTTTCCTCTGTAAAACCTTATCTCTGATGAAATGTATGTCAAGCTCTATGTGCTTTGTTCGAGCGTGGTAAACTGGATTAGAGGCTAGAGCTTTTGCACTCATATTGTCGCACCAAATGACTGGCGTAGCAGGTAAGTTGAAGTGTATTTCTTTGAGGAGAGACTCGAGCCAAGTAACTTCTGTAGTGAGCTGTGCAAGAGATCGGTACTCTGACTCTGTACTAGAACGTGCCACCACCGATTGCTTCTTGGATGACCAAGCAATCAGAGAGTCTCCGAGATACACACAGTAACCGGCTATCGACTTTCTATCATCTGGACAGCAGGCCCAGTCTGCATCACAGTACCCCACAAGAGGCAATTTGTCACTGTACTTGATGTGAATTCCATGGTAAATAGTGTCTTTCAGATAACGCAGTACTCTTTTCACAGCACTCCAGTGTATTGTGGTTGGACATCTCAGAAATTGACTAAGCTTATTAACAGCAAAGGCAATGTCTGGTCGTGTGTGTGTTAGATATTGCAACGCCCCAATAACACTTCTATATTGTGAAGCATCATCAAGTTCAGTTCCATCTTGAATTGACAGAGGTTTTCCTCCTGTCATTGGAGTTGAACAAGGTTTGATACTGAACATGTCAAGCCGTGTAAGGAGTTCAGTAA includes:
- the LOC115701361 gene encoding uncharacterized protein LOC115701361, whose amino-acid sequence is MKYVEKEEIIKIPYPKKSESLKMATKPSSSLHLPNPFPLAPSSSKPRPLNFFLSFKPRATGTDTDSDYPPSDSSKPTTQSDDFEDRLSQVRLRYRSGTGKKAEIRKTRKSKKSTSSPASIYLPPVPLKEPMAGRVKVDFGFSPYSERLNGRLAILGLTALLLVELATGKSVINYHTPSIVFVQVYFVAAATALYVKFQKESVSVWPNSSSKE